In Nicotiana tabacum cultivar K326 chromosome 10, ASM71507v2, whole genome shotgun sequence, the DNA window ATCCACTAAATTAGGAGCATTATCTTAACAGGTAGAATGTTAATTCTTGAGCACGGAACGTACACTTTCAATCACTTACTGGTCTAATCAGAGAGATTCTGCCAAATTAGCAGCATACCTTCTTATTAATTTATTCAAAACGCctacttgatttttcttttttttctttttttgtgtggcgggggggggagggggggtcaaAAGTCATTATGCAATCAAGTCATGTGGATGTGGTTTGAATCTTGCCAACGCATGCAGAGTAGAGGAGCTTCTTTGTGGATGTAGAAACATAATTGCCAGATTACTGTTACTTATAGACTTGAAAGTGTGCATAATTGCCAGAGCTCATTTGTATAGGCAGGAGAACTTCGTGAGGTTTAGGTTTGAAGCTGAGCGTGTTTTATATAGCTGTTTTTTGTTCTCTTGATTTCACTTTTACGCGCTCTGCTTTGCTGCTTTACTGAGATCTGGGGCTAAGTTCGATGATTATTTTGGCAAATGCTAACGCAATAATATGAATAGGGGGGAAGGGAATTCTGATGTAATGGAAGAAACAGTATTTCATCAAAAGAAAATGTTAGCAATAGAAATCTAACATAGTGAAACTGGTATTAAGATCAATTGGCCTAACCTTTATTCTCTGGAGCCCAGGTAAATACTCTTAAAATCGATTGGTCAACGTTTATTATCCTTAAGCTATGAATGCACAAGAACTTAACGTCATTTCTATCTCTCAGCATGACCACGTTCCAAAATTTTCCTAAGGACAAAAGGAGACGTCGTACAAACCCCTCTTTCCCCATACACTGCgccaaaaaataaaatcctatacGGGAAACAAACATCATTTGTCCATACCACCATTATGGTTACACGACATGGTAATTCTCGGTAGCCAGCAGCATTCTTTGAGAAAACTTGGGAGCAGATCCACCTTTCAATGGCAGAATGTTGGCAACCTGAAAATTACAATGAATCAACATATCAACCAACTCTGATGGACAATATTTAGCAACCTATTGGAGATAACTTTGGGCAACATCAATTGCCTAAATTCACGGTAAACTCCCTCAACGTTGTAACTACATTCCACCCACAACCACAGGATTTCTTTGGGAAAATACACAAGAATGATCCTTGAACAGACATAAGAAGGCTCACATGCAAAGAAATCAAAATAGGAAAGAACATGAATCAGAAGCATaaaagaaaattgataagtaAAGCATCAAATTATCCAGACACAAATAGCCCAAGCAGGTAAGCAGAAATAGTGCATATATTCAGCAACCTAATGGCTGAAAAAGGAGCGTCACAATATCATGTGTAGAAACAGGTGCAAACCTTCAGGTCACTGAATGTTCTTGAGGCAGTAAAACGGGCAGAAATTGGGAAGAAGACATCAGGATCTGCTGCTGGAACAACAAATTCCAGTGATCCACTGCAAAGTTTCCATTTCCACATTAAAGTTACAAATAAGTACTAGAGATCAATCGCATGCTTCAGTACAAAAACAAGTTTCGACATAAGCTAACCTGCGATTAGAATTGTCAATGAGAACTATAGACCACTCCAGAACAGCATTTCTGGAATCATACCTGCAATTAATGGGAGAAATTATTGAATCTTAATAGAACACGTGATCATAGGAACATAAGTCCCCAGCAGTTCTCTCAATCACATTTGCAGTACTTGGTCTAGTTTTGGTCATATTCACTGGATTTAGGTTTGCCACTACTAGTTACAAAGCATGGATAGCAGTTACAGAGTCTGGTTGCCAATTTTGACTATACGTGTTTATATTGCACTTCTTTCATTCACATTTTGTTCCAAAAGTAATCATGCCACTCCAATACAGCTTTAGCTGCATAACTTCACTAAAGCAAAAATACATCGGCAACTGGTGCACCTACTACAATTAAATTCACTGTTTCAGTTCTCTGTACAACTCAAATTCACTAGTGAAGCTTAAAAATTCGATACTCAAAACCAATATTCACACCAAAATATGCCTTTTTTATCATCAGTGGATAGTTCATACAAGGTGCAACAAGATAGATACAGAATACTGTTTCTTCATCTAGGAAAGAAAAGGGAATTGAAGTTCGGAATTGAACAAGAATAACCAAATCACACCCATCCCTCCCATTAAAGAACCACAATAAGTGGGAATTTTCCAATCTCCAAAAATCTTATCCCAGTAACCTAGGCAAACAGCCTAACCAAAATTGGGGGAAGCAGCAGGTGACACACTATGCATGCACCACACAGTTAAATTAAACATGAAACCACTTCCTTGTCTTGACCGTATGATACAACTGACTTAAAAGGCACTAAGAATTTGCAAGCACTCAGATATATATTTACAGCTTTAGTAAAACCATTTCATCCTTAAAAGCTCTATTACAATGAGATCTGTGCAAGCACTGGTCCAAATATCCACAAGAATTTATCTTTGATATAAAAGGGTACTGCTTTTAATAACCGAGTGGCAGAGTAATGTTTGAAGTTAAAATCTCACCTCCACTCTCCATCAATCTGCTGTATACGTGGGGCCTCCCTGAGAGCTGGGAGAGGTACAGAAATCACGGCATTCTGTAGATCAATCTGTGCTGGGGTTTCATACTCAATATTCACATAGGTTTCATTCCCAGAAACTGAAGGCCAGCAGTTAACTGAGAAAAAgttgaaattaattataaaagaTTAAACATTATTGAATTGTAAAAGATGAATAAACAGAGATGTAGACAAGAACAACCAAATATCACGATGCTTACTAGTTAAGGGTAAAATCGACTCATCTGCACTTTGCATTCTCCACTTCAAGAGATTAACGCCGTCACCAGATTGATTAGCAGGAAAAGGCCTATTAGGATCTTTGAGGCCTAGAATATTTTCCTTAGAAAATAACTCCTTATTGatatttgggtgtgttttgaAGAGGATGCCTGGATTACCACTGGTTTCAACCTGAACATATAGAATCAGATGACAAATAACATTAAGTAAGTTACCACAAGCAAAACCATCACGATTATCCCTGCCATCTGAGATCAGATAGGCCTGCAAACTGGGAGCTACAGAGTCATGTTTAAACAAATATTTCAAATTGATATGGGCCTAGTTGAGTCTTCATCTTTGTTGGCAAGTGTTAAGCCTAGAAAAGGCATTGCTACTGCTCCTTAATGAAGAAGAAGTCATTCAAAAGAAAGAAGCACATGCAAACTTCACTTGGCTTTACACCCTCCAATTGCTTCTTAGTCCCATGTCTGATGCAAACGATTCAGAAATATGAGAATCGTTTAGCTTCAGAAGGAACAGACAATAAGTTTATTTTCCCAAAGAGATAAAAATGGAAGGGGCAGACAAAAATCTAATGGTGACACTATACATTCTACCTGTAAAATATGACAGAAGCTGTCTAAAGATGACTATGGAACGAAAACCAGAGAGAATTAGGATGCAGATGAAGATACACAAATGACACATACTTGGTAGGCAAAGGACTTTTATCATCAGCGTTAATGCTCCCGATGAAATATATGAGAAAGAAAAGGCAGACAAGTACGTGGTCAGGAATCATAATTGCATCTAGACCAATCAAAATAACAATCCGATCCAAAACCATGACGGCCTGTAACTATATTCTGAGTTCACTTGATTCAAGTAGAAACTTAATAGATAACTTAAGTACCCTGCCTTCTATAGAAGTTCTATTTACAAACTACAAAAACCAAGGTACTGACCGGGGAATGAGGATATAAATCGAAGGAACTCATGGACAAAGTATTTTACAAAAAAACAGAACACAATACATTAGGGCACAGTAAGATGTAAATAACATAACATCAATACACTTTATATGATTACAGGCATCATGAATATAAGTAACAATTCATAACTTCTATAAAACACTATACAGTCCACAATAGAACTCAGCAGAATGCATCTACAGCAATTTCATTATATCCTTCAATACAACCGTTATTTGACACACAATTCTTTGAAAGAAATACTTTCTCATAaactttttattttgaaagtaaGCAGTTTCATAGACAGATCAACAAGAAGCAATAGGTAATACTTTATCATAAACTTATATTACTTTAAACTTCCTTCCAGTACATCAGAAGAAGTTAGCATAACTattttactccctccgtttcaatttaaatgGTGTAGTTTGACTTGGCACAAAGTTTAAGGAAAAAAGACTTCTGAAACGTGTGGTCCTAAAAGCTTAAGGGGCAAAAGctttgtcattctttttggaacggactaataaggaaagtgtgtcattCAAATTGAAATACAGAGAGTACTAGATATTGCCATAGCCTGATCGTGCTTGCCAGGTGCCAATATCCAGTAATTCAAGAATTTTTAACTTCCTCTTTGTTTGGATCTAATGAAGACTAGTGGAAATGTGACTAATGGTGCCTAGTGTGTGCCACATCCATTGCCGAACAGGTGTCATTGCCTTCAAGGGGATGTGCAGTATTACCATTTATGGGCCTTTAAAGTAGATCCACAGATGgggaaaaaaaatcaaacttaAAGGGATGCTTACACATGCTCAGAGAGAGAGAGTACCTGAACTTGGATATATCCATCCTCTTGGTTCAGAATTTGGAGAGACAAGGTACCCTGCACATCAAAGTTGCCGATACCGCCATCACGCTTTAATGTTACATTAATCTTCTCTTCAACAGTCAGTGTGACTGGATCAGTTGGTGGTGGAGCAGCTGGCTTGGACTGACCAATGCTTGGTCTGACATCTTCGACAATGACCTCACCCTCAGCTTTCAGGGATTCCAAAAATTGGTTGGCCCTTTGTGTTTTACCTAGCTGCATACCAAGACCTTTCGGGGGAGCTGTAGCAGATGCAGCTGGACGACCTGATCACATAAATGTGATGAGCTAATTATGCCAAATTGGTTTTCAACCACCTACTCGATGTTTCTCCAAAAAGTATGTGCTTTTTCCATAAGTAAAATAACATGTTTATTTATAAGATAGAAAAGAAAAACTGCTTACGAACCATGAGAGAAGTAATACAATGTAGATACACAAATTTTTCGGGCCCACCAACTGATTCCAGGATTTGAATTATGGACATATGATGAAGATTTTAGGGGCATGTCTCAAGTAGAGCTCACCTCCCAAAAACAAGAAATATTGGGTAAAGAGTAAACAAAAGCTGTATGATATCATTGCTGATTTTTTTTGGGTTGTCTGTGCATgtgtggttttttttttttttgggggggggggggggttaaaaaaaggaagaaacacAACAATGTCATGTTCTCCTCCAACCTCGTTTCCTCATCTCACAAGCTTTTTGCATACTTTATATATATCTAATAGAAGAAAATTAAAGTAATTAAGAAAATAGTAGAGTAAATTTTCAGCATAACTCATGCAAGACAGAAACAGTG includes these proteins:
- the LOC107815743 gene encoding coatomer subunit delta, producing MVVLAASIISKSGKALVSRQFVDMSRIRIEGYLAAFPKLVGTGKQHTYVETENVRYVYQPIESLYLLLVTNKQSNILEDLETLRLLSKLVPEYCHCLDEEGISQTAFELIFAFDEVISLGHKENVTVAQVKQYGEMESHEEKLHKLVLQSKINETKDVMKRKASEIDKSKIEKNRGEKGGFMSLQSMGSGRIDTGFGSNTNLSSLGGGGFGSGSGLGPSTDLDSFSTKSKGRPAASATAPPKGLGMQLGKTQRANQFLESLKAEGEVIVEDVRPSIGQSKPAAPPPTDPVTLTVEEKINVTLKRDGGIGNFDVQGTLSLQILNQEDGYIQVQVETSGNPGILFKTHPNINKELFSKENILGLKDPNRPFPANQSGDGVNLLKWRMQSADESILPLTINCWPSVSGNETYVNIEYETPAQIDLQNAVISVPLPALREAPRIQQIDGEWRYDSRNAVLEWSIVLIDNSNRSGSLEFVVPAADPDVFFPISARFTASRTFSDLKVANILPLKGGSAPKFSQRMLLATENYHVV